GGGACTCTCCGCCGCCGCGCTGCTGCTGATGAATCCGCCGctcggcttcttcttcctctcctccgTCTTCCGCATCGGCTTTGTCTGTGTCGCCGTTCTTGTCGAAGTCGAAGCTCCTCTTGGATACAGAATAACTCTTGGTTTTCGCCGCCGCGGCGGAGTTGCTCTGGCTTAGTCTTCCGCACTAGATCAGTATCGCGTCTACATCGGCTGGAGTCTGGTTTGTAGTAGTACCGGTTGATTTCTCGGAAGCTGTTGAGTCCTTCGGACCTGTCTTCGTCGAACATTAACGGGCCGGTGAAACGCGAAGCCCAAATGACAGAAGTGAGCAACTGACGTGGCGGAGAACTGTTTTTCTATTGGCTGATTTTATTGTCTGACGTGGACAGGCTCAATGGAGAAAAAAACGAACAAAAATCCAAAGAAAAATTTCACAAGGCGTGAGTGGATTCCTCCGTCCTCTACTAACCACAACAAATCTCTCTGACTCTTCTCTGCAAATTTTTAACTAACACTGAGGAAGAGGTTTTCTCTTGGATCATTCCAACAGTTATATAAATCCAGAAAATGGCCCATAAATATCAATACTGAAATTTATCAAAAACTCCACTTCCAGACCTTGACACTCAGATCAGACTTACACTTACTTTGTTTCGAGGTCGCCACGGTCGGAGTTTTACCTTTAGGTACTGTCCCTTCGAATCCTCGACACGTCACTTTGATCTCCACTCCTTCGCTCTTCACCTTCCCCATTTGCATTTTCACCTTCGTCCTCATCTCTATCTCCAACCCCACGCGCGCCCTCGTCAGATCCGACTTCAGACGCCGAGCTTCTTCCGGATCCAGCTCACGCGCCGACGTAGACGTCGCGATCACGCCGCGAAACGTCCTCTTGTTCTTGTTATCGCTAAAGAAGCCAGGGACGGTGCCGTTCGCGAGCGTCTCCCCCGATTTCGCGGACTTGACGGTGACGGCGAAGGGGTTGTAGGAGAAGGTTAGGTGCTGGTTGGGATTCTCGGAGAGCAGAGTGAAGTTGAAGAACGAAGAGAGGTGGGAGACAGAAGTATCAGACGCGGTGGTGAGGTTCACGCGGCTGATTCGAAGCGACGGGACGGAGAACGACGGAGGACGAGGGTGGTAGATCACGTACACGGCGGTGGCGGCTATTGCGGCCATGAGAGCGAGGAGTAGGAAGATTAAGATGGACCAGAAACAACAGCAGCAGCAAACTCGCCGGCAGCTTGGGCGGGATTGGTGGTGGTGATGGCGACTGTAAGGCTGTGGACGGTAAACGGGGCGGTTAGCTGGAATGTAGACTTGAGGTTTCTGGTTAGACATGCCGTTACCGTTAACGGCAGTTGGAGCAGGAGGAGGAGGTGCTAAGGCAGCACCGGGTGGAACTCCATTAGTGGTGGCGGTTGGTGGCTTGGAAGCAGGGAAGACTCGGTCAGTCATCTTCAGTTTATGTCTATGTTCAGATCTGAGCACGCAAAACAGATATTtagatatagagagagagagagagcgggacgagtgagatagagagagacaacacttagttttttttgtggaaTCTTTTAATAGCTTTAAACTTGATAAGTTTTGTatcattaattataaattattttgctttttacttattgtttttggttttccgtTGTGAATGTTCATGACTTCCATGCCAAGTTTGTGGAATCTTCATTGGGCGGTAAATaaatagttaattaattaatttctaaCTTTTTCacgtttaataattaataataactgAAAGTAGACTACATAAGTACATACTAGTAGAATTTAGATGATTGCTATGATTgggaaaataatgtattttcttgagaaatgacGGGCAGTAATAACATTGTAGATGTAATGAAAAAATCTAAAgtgtcaaaaataaaataatggaaACTGTAGACCACCGACAGATAGTGGTAGCAGTTCACCTTTTTCTCCAAATTGAATTTAAGTAGTGCAGGGTTTTAGAAAAAAGTGTGTGCAGATACTGGAGTAATTGATTAGGGATCCGAAAGTTGGTATTAACATGTAAACCACTCTAATTAGAATAAGTATTTTTCTTCAGAGAGAGTAAATCCCAAGTCAATAATTATTTCAACGCCTCATCGGCAATGCTGCTCTGATTTCAATTAATGTTAATCCTTCATTTTCGTGCTCTCAGTTCCCAAGATTATTAAATACTCCCTCTGGATGTATGATTTTAAAGTTTTACACACActgttaaaaaaacaataaatacacGCTATTCTAATCgttactttttattatataaataaaatttcaccgctcgtaattttattttttagtttatgtttaaattttaaaaataaatacattaattatatctCAAAACATGGAGTACATttgtatacaaaataaaaagataaaacatcATACATTCGTATCCGGAGAGAGTACAATACTGATTCAATAGCTTGAACTATAGTAGTTACTCCATTTGTTCTtaaatactctctctgtttttatttgtaagtagttttaattaaaaatgtgaatattaaaaaaacttttatttttgaaaaaatagtatttaatacataaattcaaccaataataaaaaaatatgaattatttgattggtcatacaatatgtaaaaaatgtaaaaaatgctTTGCATTATATAAACATCTTACATTGTGaaacacatatttttttgttaaaactatttacatatcaaaacagagggaatataaaatgtttaagtAAAAACATGTACATTAAGAAAATCATTGTTTTGTctagaaaatatcattaaaactataaattaatgttattcaaccaattacaaaataaattatcaaatatgATTGGTAGACGGAGGTAGTAATTTCTATCCAATATTTTATCCTTTACCAACCCGCGAGTGTGTTCTTCAAAATGTCTCAAGTCTGAACAGATTACGGATACATTATACATCCAATAACAAATGTCAAATAGTATTGTTTATTCTAATTAATAACAAGTGGCAAAATACTGTTTTCTGCTCTTGATCaatactactaatactagaatgTTGGTTATGGAAAGTTTGGGCCTTATATTTTGTTTCGCTTTCTCTTGGGCTCTTGGATGAAAGCGTTTGTTGAGTGCAACAGATCAAAACCGTTTCCTTACCCCATGGAGTTctcaatataaaattttcaaaatacatatttatatatatgtatgtataataaatattagtatttaattgtgtatattttaaaatagcatTCAACAAACGTTTTTACACAACATGCAATAAAAAAACTCGTTTCAAAAACCTGCTCTGTAAACCGTACTACTCTTTTCCTCTTTAACGAGAACTAAGAAGCATCTCTTCCACAAATAGTTTACAAAAGATGGGTATTCACgtcaaatatttatgttattacgCCGTGATGATGGATTCTCAAGATACTTGTCACTGCTCATATGATATGACAGAACAAAGAAAGAAGTAAAAAAGACATGTGTGACTGTGAAATCAGCTCCTATTGTTTTACTGAAACATGGTTCTTCAGATATAGAGATACAGAAAGCATAGTGAATCAGATACGCACAATACAAAAGATCAAACAACGACTAAAACTTATAATGTGATAATATGTCTGATGCGAAACAAGAGTATTTCGAATCATCTGAATTATTTTAATCCAACCTTCTTTCTTTGCAGGCCTTCTAGTTTGGTTGGTTGATTTTCTTCTTTGAGATTTTTCCCTTAGGTTTAAGAAAGCTATAGAAAATAGGGAATaacaatacataattaaatttattgattcACTGAGACAAATGATCTAGTATATAGTTttactttagaaaaaaaaaaacagttgagAAGATTACCTCTTTAACGACGTGTGGTGCTTATCCTTCTGCGTTTGGTTCCACCAAAAGGGTTGATAAACCATTCTGGTTTGTAGGAAACCATTATGTATCCCATCGTGAATCCAAATGCAATACCAGGTATGAAACCAATTGCAGCTGCTATCCAACTTATCACCTCCTcttgaccatcttcttcttcctttgacaTTTCAGACGGTTGTGATGTTTTCCCGTGGATATGATCTACACAAACTTCTTCAAGCGAAGGGCCATAAAGTCCCAGGTTGTCCTTGAAAGAACTGCAGGGCTGCGTTCGAAACTGAGTGCCCCCTGGCACTAGCCCCACAAGCTGGTTATGAGAGAAGTTCATGTAAGAAAGGTACGAGAGGTTCCCTAGCTCTTGTGGAATTTCTCCCGTAAGCTTGTTTTTGGAAAGGTCCAGTGACTCGAGAGACGAGAGGTTCCCCATAGACGATGGGATGTGGCCGGTGTAAGCATTGCCTGATAAGTTGAGCACGTGAAGCTCTTTCAATAAACCGATGGACGATGGAATCACTCCTTCAAATTCGTTCTCCGAAAAGTCTAGTGCGGTGTAGATTGTTAAGATGCGTACCAACTCAATCTCTATGCCTTTATTCATCAAAACTATTGAATCGGAATAGTAGCTTGTACCCATGTACTGTCCGTAAGATTGATCTCCATCTTTTCCAATAGAGTGCATTGCTGTCCAGTTCAGAAAGAAGTTCGATGGCGACGTTCCATTGAAGCGATTATGCGATATATCGATGATCCGCAGTTTAGAAAACCGAGTTTGATGTATCGGTCCATGGAACGCATTGGAGCGAAGGACAAGAACTTGTAGCTCGGGGAGAGAACTCAACCAGGATGGAAACGTGTCGTTGAATATGTTGCTTTCCACATTCAAAACTTCAAGAGAAGAACTATTGATTAAAGATCTTGGAAGCTTTCCCACCAGTTTGTTATGACCGATGTCCAAAGACGTTAGACGTCCGCTTAGACGATTTTGTCTAAGATTCAGAGCTTGGAGAACACTGCTGAACTTTCCGAGTGGGAATGAACCGTTGAATATGTTGTTGGATAAATCGAGAACGGTGAGAGAGCGCAACTCGCATATGAAACTGGGGATCCTGCCCGTGAAATTGTTGCTGGCGCCGGAAAAGTAATCCAGAGAAGATGATTGCCGGAGTTTTTTCGGACTTTCGAAGCTGGTGAAAGTGTTGTTGGAGAGATTCAGGTAAGAAAGAGTTTGATAGCTCCCATAACCATCCAGGGACTTGACCTTTGATTTTGTTGTTGGAAATGTCTAGTCTCCACATGTTGTGTTGAGTTCGTATGAACCCTGGAAACTCGGTGGTGATTCCGCATCCTGACAAGTACAGCTCTCTTAATAACGGAGGATCTGAAAATGAACTTCTCTTTTCATACGTAACGTGGTTTCCCGTGAGATTCAGTTTATCTAGCCACTTGAAACGTGATAAGATAGCATTCAAGTCAATCGCAGTGGCGGTGTTCAAGTCGGAGATGTCGAGTTCTTCTAGTGACTTGAGGTTCCAGAGAATGCTAAGGTCAACTACTGAGCCTTGGGTGTTGAGATGCGAAAGGTCAAGTGTACGAAGGTTGACTAATTTGGAGATGGATCTGGGAATCGATCCCACGAAGTTGTTATTCCCAAGGCGTAGATCTACTAGCTCTGATGATAATAAAGATACGTTCCCGAACTCAAGAGTACCGTTTAGTTGGTTATATTTCAAATCAACGTAAGTCAAAGAAGGGATGCTAAAGAGGGAAGAAGGAAGAGTTCCAGTAAAAGCGTTCCCACGTATGTAAAAGATCTCCAGGTTGGAGAGCGAGCTTATGTTGGGTGGAAGCATGCCTGTGAACTGGTTGTCATCGAGTGATAGATATAAcaattttgttagatttagtAGCGTAACAGGAAAGTTACCACTAAGCTCGTTCTCTTCAGCGGATAAGTCGGTGAGATGTTTCAATCTGCCGAAAGAAGATGGGATTTCACCGACGAAATTGTTTGCTGAGAGATCGAGTAAGGTCAGATGTGAAAAATTTCCCAAGAATGATGGAATTTCACCAGAAAAACTGTTTTCGCATATACTAAGAAAGGTGAGATGATGAGAAACGTTTGCAAGTGAGTATGGAATTTCACCAACCAAGTTGTTAGCACAAAGTGTAAGATCGGTGAGATACGAAAGGTTTCCAAGTGAAGGTGGGATTTTACCAATAAGTTTGTTCTGGGAGAGATTGAGAATGGTGAGGTTATAAAGGTTTCCAAGTGAAGATGGGATTTCTCCGTTGAAAGCATTTTTCCGAAAGATCAAGAGTGGTTAGCTTAGAAAGATTTCCAAGCGAAGATGGAACGTTACCACTGAAATAATTGTTTGAAAGGTCCAGAGTTGCTAAAAAAGGAAGGCTTTGAAACCTCAGAATAGTACTTTTGGAATTGAGCTGGCCATAGATGCAGTTGCCACTAAGGTTCAGCTCGATCACATCCCCAAAAGTGGCATCGCATCTGATACCATCCCAAGAACAGCAGTCGCTGTTATTCACCCATGACACCGTCCGGTCAAAACAAGGCTTCTGAATCTGGAACTCGTTCTTCAACTCCAGAATTGCTTCCCTTTGTTGAGGATGGCACAAGTGCCTAGCAGGAACCGCAAACTCATCACGAAAtaagaagaggaaacaaaagGAAATAGGAATGAGACTAATTGATTTCACAGAGCCTTTCATATTCGAAAATGGAAACAGTGAAGAACATATTTTCATCCCCGCCTTTTATATTACATAAATCTCCCTCACACCACAAAATTCTTCTCCCGTTTATTAACTACTCTCGTATGACTTTTCTCCCTTTTGGTAACGACGACTCACATGGTTGACTTGACAATTGATCCAAATTCATCTGAAGATTAATTTTGTTCTTATAGCTTAATTAGTTTGTACTTATCCTAATTAAATTTCTATAACCAAAATAACTCTCTAActttttttgaccaaaaaaaaactctctaatTTACTCTCGCTGCCGCATATCAACGATTATAGTGCTAGTTAATTTGTTGACTACGCAATTATCGTGCGAAACTCTGTTTCCATCCAAACTCTATTACTTTCATATCTTTATCTTGCATTACAATagcttttttttatgaatacaATTAAACATTCATATtaagaaattgaaaattttgaataatgtacattcattgaaagtttgaaacagaCAACTTTTAGAAAGTGACAACAAATAAAACCTAACGTAATtcatttttagtcaattaaacaaTAAATTAGAATGAAGTTTCAAAGATCAAACTGTTAGACTCCCACCTAAATAAATACAAGAATGTAATTGTCACGGGGCATTAACAAATGAGTTTACGACTTTTCTCTCGGTTTGCTCATTACTTAAATGACCGGAAGCACTCAATACACAACGTATAAAGATACGTTCAATTTATACTCAGGTTATATGACCGTACAAAAACATGCATGTAATTTCGaaaatttcaaataacatatctatttttttttttttgtaaaatcacaTAATCTGCCGCATCATCTAATTTTGCTGACAATGATGccacatatataatttttgttaaaaaataaatgaaaacaaaatagtcattttataaaaatagtttttagaaaatgtaaaatttattaaaatttttttttttatttttttgtcagcaatttataaatttttataattaaataataaattttaatcttctataaaagatatattcgtaaatattatataataaatttacatCATAAATTCTAGAAATGTAGCGTTCGGATATCCGTTGGGGGTTCGGGTCgtgttttttggatttttgttctATTTTGAAAAACATCCTAGGACCTATACTAGTGTTTTTTGTAACTATGGATCAGATAGGATATAACACACTGGTTCATACCAATTTTTATCACATCATAGAGCCTATAAAATAACCATATATTATTCAGATTCGAGTTATATCATATCGATTTGGATAATccgaaaataaaatctaaaatttataagcaaatcataagaaatatatacttatttatatataattaaatatttgaagtatatatttatttttaaaatatttatattgtatattattttggacaTTTGGATCGGTTTCTTTGGatatttttctgattttttggattttcgagTTTTTTTCAGTTACCTGTTCATATTTgattaataacacttcgggtttgGATATGTTTTGTAACACCATACAAGATCTATCCGGGTACGTTTTACATTTAGGACACGGTacatattaagtttttttggtttttggttcggatttTGTGTTACGAATTTTATGCCTTGCCCTAAACACAACCATGATTAATCGAGAGTAACACAACTGAAACATTGGCATTGAATTTGAATCATTACAACACATTTATAACTCTTGTAAGGACGGTATTGTGATAGGATCAAAACTATGCttgggcgttcgggttcggatcgtatatttcagattttttagtttTCGGGTCCATCCTCCTAGGTCCCATTCTAATAACTACAAAGTATGTGTTAGATCTGGATAATAACACTTTGGGTTCGGTTCTAATTTGTAATACATCCTAAACCCCATAAATTAgtcatacactacaagaaaacatgaccTTAACGACTACAGTATTAGTAGCTAGTTGGTCGTAATATGGGCATTACGAAAAATTAACTTCGAAAATCGATTGGTCGTAATTAATTATTAGAGGCACATTGGTCGTAATATTACGACTAGAGATATTAGTCGTACACTGGTCGTAACCTTACGACAAATTTACCTCTAATGTCGATGCTTATTAGTCGTAAGGTAACGACCACTTTACATCGACTTTAGATGTTCATTGGTCGTAAATTTGaccaactttatttatttattttcaaattttgtatttatttacaaattttatatattaattaaaatcaaatgtttaaatttagtttgatttaattttttttaaatttgataaaattaaaagaaaatatctaacatccgtaaacataataatatccataatataaaacattcaaaatacaaattaattaaaaccgaaaaAACTAAGCATTAAGGTTTATTTCGTCGAAGAAGTCGGATGATGTGCCGGAGGTAGAAGCTGATGGATCCGGCTGTCCGAGAAAGGTACTCCCGTAAGAGTTTCTAGGCGCAAGGTTCCTAAGTCTCTTTCTATCGCCAGCCATAGCAATATCGtcaatctggaaaaaaaaaccaaaaaaaatagatggttataaacaattcaattttttatataaaaataatctaaacctaTTCTAATTCCATCATAATCTAACTCCATCCTAATCTGCTTCCATCCTAAACTAATTTCAAACCTAATATAATCAcctaactaaccacctaaaactaaaaaaaaaaacttacctagagagagaagggAAGTCGTTGTTAGAGAGAAGGGAATGAGCAACCAAATGGCTTCGCGAGGTCCGAGTATATATAGAGTTTTGGTGTTAGTTGTAAATGGGTTTTAATATTACGACTAATGAGAGACTAGTGGTCGTAAAGgagacgtaaatttacgaccaATGGGGGACCAAATAATATTACGACCAATTAGggactaaataattttttttatttacgacCAATTAAGGACTAATAGTCATAAAGAAGAATTAAAATTACGACCAATGTGGGAAGAATTAAGATTAGTCGTAACTGAGTCGTACTTTACGACTAATTAGCTTCGTTT
This genomic stretch from Brassica napus cultivar Da-Ae chromosome C9, Da-Ae, whole genome shotgun sequence harbors:
- the LOC106424501 gene encoding NDR1/HIN1-like protein 6 — protein: MIQNLSSLKLLKDSTKKTKCCLSLSHSSRSLSLSISKYLFCVLRSEHRHKLKMTDRVFPASKPPTATTNGVPPGAALAPPPPAPTAVNGNGMSNQKPQVYIPANRPVYRPQPYSRHHHHQSRPSCRRVCCCCCFWSILIFLLLALMAAIAATAVYVIYHPRPPSFSVPSLRISRVNLTTASDTSVSHLSSFFNFTLLSENPNQHLTFSYNPFAVTVKSAKSGETLANGTVPGFFSDNKNKRTFRGVIATSTSARELDPEEARRLKSDLTRARVGLEIEMRTKVKMQMGKVKSEGVEIKVTCRGFEGTVPKGKTPTVATSKQSKCKSDLSVKVWKWSF
- the LOC106424556 gene encoding LOW QUALITY PROTEIN: receptor-like protein 18 (The sequence of the model RefSeq protein was modified relative to this genomic sequence to represent the inferred CDS: deleted 2 bases in 2 codons) — protein: MKICSSLFPFSNMKGSVKSISLIPISFCFLFLFRDEFAVPARHLCHPQQREAILELKNEFQIQKPCFDRTVSWVNNSDCCSWDGIRCDATFGDVIELNLSGNCIYGQLNSKSTILRFQSLPFLATLDLSNNYFSGNVPSSLGNLSKLTTLDLSKNAFNGEIPSSLGNLYNLTILNLSQNKLIGKIPPSLGNLSYLTDLTLCANNLVGEIPYSLANVSHHLTFLSICENSFSGEIPSFLGNFSHLTLLDLSANNFVGEIPSSFGRLKHLTDLSAEENELSGNFPVTLLNLTKLLYLSLDDNQFTGMLPPNISSLSNLEIFYIRGNAFTGTLPSSLFSIPSLTYVDLKYNQLNGTLEFGNVSLLSSELVDLRLGNNNFVGSIPRSISKLVNLRTLDLSHLNTQGSVVDLSILWNLKSLEELDISDLNTATAIDLNAILSRFKWLDKLNLTGNHVTYEKRSSFSDPPLLRELYLSGCGITTEFPGFIRTQHNMWRLDISNNKIKGQVPGWLWELSNSFYLNLSNNTFTSFESPKKLRQSSSLDYFSGASNNFTGRIPSFICELRSLTVLDLSNNIFNGSFPLGKFSSVLQALNLRQNRLSGRLTSLDIGHNKLVGKLPRSLINSSSLEVLNVESNIFNDTFPSWLSSLPELQVLVLRSNAFHGPIHQTRFSKLRIIDISHNRFNGTSPSNFFLNWTAMHSIGKDGDQSYGQYMGTSYYSDSIVLMNKGIEIELVRILTIYTALDFSENEFEGVIPSSIGLLKELHVLNLSGNAYTGHIPSSMGNLSSLESLDLSKNKLTGEIPQELGNLSYLSYMNFSHNQLVGLVPGGTQFRTQPCSSFKDNLGLYGPSLEEVCVDHIHGKTSQPSEMSKEEEDGQEEVISWIAAAIGFIPGIAFGFTMGYIMVSYKPEWFINPFGGTKRRRISTTRR